One segment of Methanolinea mesophila DNA contains the following:
- a CDS encoding class I SAM-dependent methyltransferase translates to MKAVSKVQRHYDEVAHIYDRRYDRSGGRAYYSHISRHVMEGLPGDKRLLDLGCGTGLFLSRYRSTGGDGVGLDISRMMLNRAQERSPSSSLCMGNAEHLPFRDGSFDVVASLLAFSYLRNPDRVLEESFRILSPGGTIAICTLGKNLFTTGLPAVYQIGEVMGVTHVGMGNFGERYYSGNEMGSLLREAGFRQITVKRISFAHVSLARPLFHLAKKFEPFVETHIPYLAYNLVAFARKPE, encoded by the coding sequence GTGAAAGCGGTCAGTAAGGTCCAGCGCCATTACGACGAAGTCGCGCACATCTATGACCGGAGGTACGACCGTTCCGGCGGGAGAGCATATTACAGCCACATCAGCCGGCACGTCATGGAGGGATTACCCGGGGATAAAAGGCTCCTCGACCTCGGATGCGGTACAGGCCTCTTCCTGTCCAGGTACCGGTCCACGGGCGGTGATGGCGTCGGGCTCGACATCAGCCGGATGATGCTGAACAGGGCACAGGAGAGATCGCCTTCTTCGAGTCTCTGCATGGGAAATGCCGAACACCTGCCCTTCAGGGACGGAAGTTTCGACGTCGTCGCGAGCCTCCTTGCGTTCAGTTATCTCCGAAACCCTGACCGGGTGCTGGAAGAGTCGTTTCGGATCCTCTCCCCGGGAGGGACCATCGCAATATGCACGCTGGGGAAAAACCTCTTTACCACGGGCCTGCCCGCAGTCTACCAGATTGGCGAGGTGATGGGGGTGACCCACGTCGGGATGGGGAATTTCGGGGAACGCTATTACTCCGGGAATGAGATGGGGTCTCTCCTCCGGGAGGCGGGATTCCGTCAGATCACGGTGAAACGGATCTCGTTCGCACACGTCAGCCTTGCAAGGCCGTTGTTCCATCTCGCGAAAAAATTCGAGCCCTTCGTAGAGACCCATATTCCCTACCTGGCCTACAACCTGGTGGCATTCGCACGAAAGCCCGAATGA
- a CDS encoding AIR synthase-related protein, translating into MDVEEFVRRRIARGEDVSSVREDLVSLIKEYKPGVQSSYAREFSDAVIEEVRNTTGLSGDLFSFSPAGVKMGEFGVGSRGTGDFFAHRQIARIIGKTGAVVGVDEMDDAGVVPLARVPGEVPGKEQGNARYVVCTVDGMHSRLSDFPFLAGFHATRATLRDAYVMGARPIMLFSDIHVADDGDVAKIFDYTAGITTVGEAMGVPLVSGSTLRIGGDMVLGNRMTGCVGTVGIAGHLTARRGTAPGDVLLMTEGAGGGTIATAALYSGFPEVVEETINLHFLTACETLLKDPVLHRIHAMTDVTNGGLRGDVHEMAQTAGCRIVVREDRVAGLVQPRVRELLERLSIDYLGVSLDALLIVAPREAAPAISTVISSAGVRIEEIGCVEKGVPEALLETDDGRRDFSPRFREAAYTPVKKVVDRTARDFDEMKNLVEAAALAAIRKKESVLKRITPSGE; encoded by the coding sequence ATGGACGTGGAGGAATTCGTTCGCCGGAGGATCGCGCGGGGAGAGGACGTGTCTTCGGTACGTGAAGATCTCGTGAGCCTTATAAAGGAGTACAAACCCGGTGTGCAGTCCTCCTATGCGCGGGAATTTTCGGATGCGGTCATCGAGGAGGTCAGGAATACCACAGGGCTTTCCGGGGACCTGTTCTCGTTCTCCCCTGCAGGGGTGAAGATGGGTGAATTCGGGGTGGGTTCACGCGGCACGGGCGACTTTTTTGCCCACCGCCAGATTGCCAGGATCATCGGTAAGACAGGGGCGGTGGTGGGGGTCGACGAGATGGACGATGCGGGGGTCGTCCCGCTTGCCCGCGTCCCGGGGGAAGTCCCCGGCAAAGAACAGGGAAATGCCCGGTACGTCGTGTGCACGGTCGACGGGATGCACTCCCGGCTCTCGGATTTTCCCTTCCTCGCCGGATTCCATGCCACGAGGGCCACGCTCCGTGACGCGTACGTGATGGGTGCAAGACCGATCATGCTGTTCTCAGATATCCACGTCGCCGACGATGGCGACGTGGCAAAGATATTCGACTATACTGCGGGAATAACCACGGTGGGAGAGGCGATGGGTGTCCCCCTTGTGAGCGGATCGACGCTCCGCATCGGCGGGGACATGGTGCTCGGGAACCGTATGACGGGGTGCGTAGGGACGGTAGGGATCGCAGGCCATCTCACCGCACGAAGGGGCACTGCTCCCGGTGATGTACTGCTCATGACCGAGGGCGCGGGAGGAGGCACCATTGCCACTGCCGCCCTGTACTCCGGGTTTCCCGAAGTGGTCGAGGAGACCATCAACCTCCATTTTCTTACCGCGTGCGAGACGCTGCTCAAGGACCCGGTACTGCACCGGATCCACGCCATGACCGACGTGACTAACGGGGGGCTCCGGGGAGATGTGCACGAGATGGCCCAGACGGCAGGGTGCAGGATCGTGGTCCGGGAGGATCGTGTGGCGGGGCTTGTCCAGCCCCGGGTGAGAGAACTCCTGGAGAGGCTCTCCATCGATTACCTTGGGGTATCCCTCGATGCGCTGCTCATCGTCGCCCCCCGGGAGGCCGCTCCCGCAATCAGCACGGTAATCTCATCCGCCGGGGTCCGCATCGAGGAGATCGGTTGTGTCGAAAAAGGGGTTCCGGAGGCGCTTCTCGAGACAGATGACGGGAGAAGGGACTTTTCCCCCCGGTTCCGGGAAGCGGCGTATACCCCGGTCAAGAAGGTGGTCGACCGGACCGCCCGGGATTTCGACGAGATGAAGAACCTGGTGGAAGCGGCTGCCCTGGCGGCAATCCGGAAGAAAGAATCCGTACTGAAAAGGATAACACCATCTGGCGAATAA
- a CDS encoding response regulator, with translation MLFVDDEPGLCDLAKEYLEASGDFRVRATGNAGDALNALANENFDVVVADYFMPGTTGIDLLKKVREKGNEIPFIIFTGKGSQKVAIEALNLGADYYLKKGRHPRTQLAVLRERIEHAVKARTSGHSLTDLVRIVQAIPDPACLFDRDGRIAEWNVHMQKLTGLPAESMRGRADHRLAEVLFGSARPILADLVLAPGELQSRYYSDIRTEPDGGMTARAEAPPGSLGARCEEHVRVYLDDRNTLTGIVEVVRVKGSTEDSQVSRKQAESVRTSPRIVIDSEGTILSITHSARVLSGTEGKEVKNIREILHAQSHPALESDLKTLEKVPIGLISEYVMCAPEGMKRVTARLSRTIHEGRESFAVTLKHSERY, from the coding sequence GTGCTGTTTGTAGATGACGAACCCGGATTGTGTGATCTCGCAAAAGAATACCTCGAGGCATCGGGAGACTTTCGGGTCAGGGCTACGGGGAACGCCGGCGATGCCCTGAATGCGCTGGCGAACGAGAATTTCGACGTCGTCGTAGCGGATTACTTCATGCCCGGGACAACGGGGATCGATCTCCTGAAAAAAGTCCGGGAGAAAGGAAACGAGATCCCGTTCATTATTTTTACCGGAAAAGGCAGCCAGAAAGTGGCGATCGAAGCCCTGAACCTCGGAGCCGACTATTACCTGAAGAAAGGCAGGCACCCGCGCACCCAGCTTGCGGTCCTTCGCGAACGCATCGAACATGCGGTCAAGGCGAGAACAAGTGGGCACAGCCTGACAGATCTTGTGAGAATTGTGCAGGCGATCCCGGACCCTGCATGCCTTTTCGATCGCGACGGGCGGATCGCCGAATGGAACGTACACATGCAGAAGTTGACCGGCCTCCCTGCGGAATCAATGCGCGGTCGCGCGGACCATCGTCTCGCAGAGGTGCTCTTCGGATCGGCGCGGCCCATTCTCGCCGACCTGGTCCTCGCGCCAGGTGAACTGCAATCGCGGTATTATTCCGATATCAGAACCGAACCGGACGGGGGAATGACGGCCCGGGCCGAAGCACCACCGGGCTCCCTCGGAGCACGTTGTGAAGAGCATGTCCGGGTCTACCTGGACGATAGAAACACCCTGACCGGAATCGTGGAGGTCGTCAGGGTGAAAGGAAGCACGGAGGATTCCCAGGTATCACGGAAACAGGCGGAGTCTGTGCGTACTTCGCCGAGGATTGTGATCGATTCGGAGGGGACAATTCTTTCGATCACACACTCTGCACGGGTATTATCGGGCACGGAAGGAAAAGAGGTGAAAAATATACGGGAGATCCTGCATGCCCAAAGTCACCCCGCGCTCGAGAGCGATCTCAAAACGCTTGAAAAGGTCCCGATAGGTCTTATCTCCGAATATGTGATGTGCGCACCCGAAGGAATGAAAAGGGTGACTGCACGACTCTCGCGGACGATTCACGAGGGGCGTGAATCATTTGCCGTTACCCTCAAACACAGCGAACGGTACTGA
- a CDS encoding PEGA domain-containing protein, whose amino-acid sequence MILVWGVLILILAVPACAAVSVTVDPHQIGQSGTVSVHYSGLPDGTNCSLRVQAFMDVDPGSDFLFRAGNVSLPFDLGIVTFTVKNQNTAYNRIVIREWENEPGEEGYDEITFEGPSVDGTYSKSAVSSNAEEGGDIWQVEDSSTALSAARNVVFSGEIAGQKTGGPSEGTFEVPILASNPGTLRFTLVADGEVADSDEIVIGSPVSRSGRIYITSNPSGAGVFIDGVLYGMTPAMIVDVPPGQRIVTLTKDGYVPWKKTVNVQAQRITMLTGIKLTKEGPETGAISVISIPWSAAVYLDDQYKGLTPLTIQGVTAGTHTLKVTKDGYRDYSTTVTVSSGRTTRVPTIRLVRESIPVTGTSGSVFNNIGLLNEYEESTTVTDAGALLQEIGARDSSSRGELIQNALSRFRAQQTT is encoded by the coding sequence TTGATATTAGTCTGGGGGGTTTTAATACTCATTCTTGCCGTTCCGGCCTGCGCTGCCGTTTCGGTCACGGTCGATCCGCACCAGATCGGCCAGTCGGGAACAGTGAGCGTACATTATTCGGGACTACCTGATGGAACGAACTGTTCCCTCCGGGTCCAGGCATTCATGGACGTGGACCCCGGGTCCGACTTCCTTTTCAGGGCGGGAAACGTGAGCCTGCCCTTCGACCTCGGGATCGTGACCTTTACCGTGAAGAACCAGAATACCGCGTATAACCGGATCGTAATCCGTGAATGGGAGAACGAGCCGGGTGAGGAGGGCTATGACGAGATCACGTTCGAAGGGCCCTCGGTTGACGGGACCTATTCGAAATCGGCGGTTTCGAGCAACGCCGAGGAGGGAGGAGATATCTGGCAGGTGGAGGACTCGTCCACCGCACTCTCTGCCGCGCGCAACGTGGTATTCAGCGGAGAGATAGCAGGCCAGAAGACCGGCGGTCCGTCGGAGGGGACGTTCGAGGTGCCCATCCTTGCCTCCAACCCGGGGACCCTTCGCTTTACCCTCGTCGCCGACGGGGAAGTAGCGGATTCGGATGAGATCGTGATCGGCTCTCCCGTTTCAAGGAGCGGAAGGATCTACATAACCTCGAACCCGTCCGGTGCCGGGGTATTCATCGACGGGGTGCTCTACGGCATGACCCCGGCAATGATCGTCGATGTCCCGCCGGGACAGCGGATCGTGACCCTCACCAAGGACGGGTATGTGCCGTGGAAAAAGACGGTGAATGTCCAGGCACAGCGGATCACCATGCTCACCGGAATAAAGCTCACGAAAGAGGGGCCGGAAACGGGGGCAATTTCCGTAATATCCATTCCATGGAGCGCTGCGGTATACCTGGACGACCAGTACAAAGGGCTCACACCCCTGACTATCCAGGGAGTAACCGCGGGCACCCACACACTGAAAGTAACAAAAGACGGGTACCGGGACTACAGCACGACGGTGACCGTATCTAGTGGCAGGACGACGAGAGTCCCCACGATACGGCTCGTTCGCGAGAGCATTCCCGTAACGGGTACCAGTGGGAGCGTATTCAATAACATCGGTCTCCTTAACGAATACGAGGAGAGTACGACAGTCACCGATGCAGGAGCCCTTCTCCAGGAGATCGGGGCACGCGATTCTTCGAGCCGGGGTGAGCTTATCCAGAACGCGCTTTCGCGGTTCCGGGCCCAACAAACCACCTGA
- a CDS encoding DUF4350 domain-containing protein has translation MSIRSYWWIAGAVLAGAVILVAFQFSTTNLEYSRYNPGWNGTSAFAGMIEAHGGTDLYSASELSGKQGSMLLIIAPRGDLTQDERTKYREYLNRGNLLLLADDRGESNGILSALGSTLRVSAVNVSSADREYNDPSSVDAYPAGEDPLVKGLQTICLNRPAVVRGGSPMLETSLLTWVDENGNGRLDGGEALSRSTIMSSETLGNGTIYVLADPSIFINGMLDPPACEGNHALVERILTAAPGGVMIDQVHGMTGSEDGAIGLINIMKSTTLIRAVALLLTVLGVMAIYRTIKKRGGS, from the coding sequence ATGAGCATTAGGTCATACTGGTGGATTGCAGGGGCGGTACTTGCCGGAGCGGTGATCCTGGTGGCGTTCCAGTTCTCGACTACCAATCTGGAATACAGCAGGTATAACCCGGGCTGGAACGGGACTTCCGCATTCGCCGGAATGATTGAGGCACACGGAGGCACGGATCTGTATTCCGCATCGGAACTTTCCGGGAAACAGGGGTCGATGCTCCTGATCATCGCCCCCCGCGGTGACCTTACCCAGGATGAACGGACGAAATACCGGGAATATTTGAACCGGGGGAATCTGCTGCTCCTTGCCGACGACCGCGGCGAAAGCAACGGCATCCTTTCCGCTCTCGGGAGCACGCTCCGCGTCTCCGCGGTAAACGTGTCCAGTGCCGACAGGGAGTACAATGATCCTTCGTCGGTGGATGCATATCCTGCGGGCGAAGATCCCCTCGTGAAAGGGCTGCAGACGATATGTCTTAACAGGCCGGCCGTCGTCAGGGGCGGGTCCCCGATGCTCGAGACTTCGCTCCTGACCTGGGTCGATGAAAACGGCAACGGCAGGCTGGACGGGGGAGAAGCGCTCTCGCGCTCCACGATCATGAGCTCGGAGACACTCGGGAATGGCACAATCTATGTACTGGCGGACCCAAGTATCTTCATCAACGGGATGCTTGACCCCCCCGCATGTGAAGGAAACCACGCGCTGGTGGAGCGGATCCTCACCGCAGCACCGGGAGGCGTGATGATCGACCAGGTGCATGGGATGACGGGATCCGAGGACGGAGCGATCGGACTGATAAACATCATGAAAAGCACGACCCTTATCAGGGCCGTTGCGCTTCTTCTCACTGTTCTGGGGGTAATGGCAATCTATCGGACGATAAAGAAGCGGGGTGGTTCATGA
- a CDS encoding AAA family ATPase, which yields MTDLKDELARIPDIYSEILDRMGKFVVGNEDLILLCMVGMLSGGHLLVEGTPGTGKTSIVKALAKISGCGFSRFQCAVDSQPADIIGVRIFEPDSQEFSLRRGPIFTNFLLIDEINRLAPKTQSGFIEAMSERQATIDGITIPIDAPFMVIATQNPFEFEGTFPLIEAQKDRFMFSMVLSHLDENGEMEIIRREHQGNLDWITYYDQLEPVMDADLINRYVDATREVFIEEHLLEYIRDLVMATRKHSDIHLGASSRASIALVRGSKALAALNNRTYVIPDDVKWLAPRVLEHRIILEREAEISELTVSQIIGEIVGNVEVP from the coding sequence ATGACTGATTTAAAAGACGAACTCGCCAGGATCCCTGATATTTATTCCGAGATCCTTGACCGAATGGGAAAATTCGTTGTGGGAAACGAAGACCTTATCCTCCTTTGCATGGTAGGAATGCTTTCGGGGGGGCACCTCCTTGTCGAAGGGACACCCGGTACCGGCAAGACCTCCATCGTCAAAGCACTCGCGAAAATTTCGGGATGCGGATTTTCGCGGTTCCAGTGTGCGGTGGACAGCCAGCCCGCGGATATTATCGGGGTACGGATCTTCGAACCCGATTCCCAGGAATTTTCGTTGAGAAGAGGACCCATCTTTACCAATTTCCTGCTGATCGACGAGATAAACCGGCTCGCACCGAAGACCCAGAGCGGATTTATCGAGGCGATGAGCGAACGGCAGGCGACGATCGACGGGATAACGATCCCCATCGACGCCCCGTTCATGGTCATCGCCACCCAGAATCCCTTCGAGTTCGAAGGGACCTTTCCCCTGATCGAGGCACAGAAAGACCGGTTCATGTTCAGCATGGTCCTTTCCCACCTGGACGAAAACGGGGAGATGGAGATCATCCGGCGCGAACATCAGGGAAACCTGGACTGGATAACGTATTACGATCAGCTGGAACCGGTAATGGATGCTGATCTGATCAACCGCTACGTCGATGCGACCCGCGAGGTATTCATCGAAGAGCACCTGCTGGAGTACATCCGGGACCTTGTGATGGCCACCAGGAAACACAGCGATATCCACCTGGGGGCGAGTTCCAGGGCGTCAATCGCGCTGGTCAGGGGGAGCAAAGCGCTCGCCGCCCTGAATAACAGGACCTACGTAATTCCAGACGATGTCAAGTGGCTCGCACCGAGGGTGCTCGAACACAGGATAATCCTCGAGAGAGAGGCAGAGATCTCCGAATTGACCGTCTCCCAGATCATCGGGGAGATCGTCGGGAACGTAGAGGTGCCATAG